A portion of the Daphnia magna isolate NIES linkage group LG4, ASM2063170v1.1, whole genome shotgun sequence genome contains these proteins:
- the LOC116934229 gene encoding mediator of RNA polymerase II transcription subunit 12: MIRHSLFSALSISVWVIVALLLFGSLSHALGDDDQDGPPTHRSNNTQSSGFTANQVGRFPNGNNDVSPLFRFSQSSQFGLPFQAGMGFPFNSAAFQQNGFPQLNSFQQTSLPQQNGFQQNNSPQNGFLQGGFPQNGFQQPGFSPNNFRQNTLPQNGFQQSLLQQQNGGFGQGNQFSSLGLQSQLGGNLGLQNQLSGNSFQNQLGGNGFQNQLGLQNQLGFSQNPLELGLLQQNQMTLQNQFALKNQLGVQNQLGIQNPFQLQNQLGFQNQLRGQQQSPLSFSQQLGPSGFNNELLVSQLGLSNPQLTSSNLGFGQSNFGLGFPQSNSGTLFATTGSESGSSSARPIGSNQVLLQGGQFQESPSLSGLQFGSTNRFPFGTSSVTNNRFSANGVGRGESQFGSQFASQLNSDPFLSQRPQFQFSVGNGQQSKQVREFSPNERALSFNDSFDLTSQFQPQELQQQHQPINNPFLFQQHLSSFNNQPFAGNSQLLPQNQQPLRTQFNAFPLLTLDQQQKQQQGQQQMVPQKEFATFNNRPVLQLQTVPFSNDDDDDTKPLFNHQAAQPQKPQQQSLPLPIAMTDFSCDGRPPGYYADVKNECRTFHICIDDGSASGLKRSFACPNGTLFDQVNSVCQWKESMDCSKSHLFYPRRAASSTESATTASNSEIRPTSSPLNSQIPSPIGGFLNSTPPTNFMFLGVGQPSPAMGSLDAGRSLEDTRRNADNGGIRTRSTLYAPPQIRPPLFRPSERIDDPRKAA; the protein is encoded by the exons ATGATTCGTCATTCGCTATTTTCTGCCTTGTCCATTTCAG TATGGGTGATCGTGGCGCTGTTGTTGTTCGGTTCCCTCAGTCATGCCTTGGGGGACGATGATCAAGACGGTCCACCTACTCACCGTAGCAATAACACACAGTCGTCGGGCTTCACGGCGAATCAAGTCGGTCGCTTCCCGAATGGCAACAACGATGTTTCGCCATTATTTCGATTTTCTCAGTCCTCCCAGTTTGGTTTACCTTTCCAAGCGGGAATGGGCTTCCCATTCAACAGTGCGGCATTTCAGCAAAACGGATTTCCGCAGTTAAACAGTTTCCAGCAAACTAGCCTTCCGCAGCAGAATGGATTCCAGCAGAACAATTCTCCACAAAATGGATTCCTGCAGGGCGGTTTTCCTCAAAATGGTTTCCAACAACCTGGCTTTTCGCCGAATAATTTTCGCCAAAACACTTTACCACAAAACGGCTTCCAACAAAGCCTTCTCCAACAGCAGAACGGAGGATTTGGTCAAGGAAATCAATTCAGCTCGTTAGGACTGCAAAGTCAATTGGGAGGAAATTTGGGTCTTCAAAATCAATTAAGCGGGAACAGCTTTCAAAATCAATTAGGCGGGAAcggttttcaaaatcaattgggtCTTCAAAATCAGTTAGGTTTTTCGCAAAATCCTCTCGAATTAGGATTATTGCAACAAAACCAAATGACTCTCCAAAACCAGTTTGCTTTGAAAAATCAGTTAGGTGTTCAGAATCAGTTGGGTATTCAGAATCCATTTCAACTTCAGAATCAATTGGGGTTCCAGAACCAGCTACGAGGACAACAACAGAGTCCACTCAGTTTTTCCCAGCAACTAGGGCCATCTGGTTTTAATAACGAGCTACTTGTATCACAACTCGGCCTGAGTAATCCTCAGCTTACTTCATCCAACTTAGGGTTTGGGCAATCCAACTTCGGACTCGGTTTTCCACAGAGTAACAGCGGAACGTTGTTCGCAACCACAGGCTCTGAATCAGGATCTTCTTCCGCTCGTCCCATAGGCTCCAACCAGGTCCTTTTGCAAGGAGGTCAGTTTCAGGAATCTCCTTCTTTGTCGGGTTTACAATTCGGAAGCACAAATCGCTTCCCCTTCGGAACATCGTCCGTGACGAACAACCGTTTCTCTGCCAATGGCGTCGGTCGGGGTGAGTCTCAGTTTGGCAGTCAGTTTGCTAGCCAATTAAATAGCGATCCATTCCTGAGCCAACGACCTCAGTTCCAGTTTTCGGTCGGCAACGGGCAGCAAAGCAAACAGGTCCGTGAATTCTCACCAAATGAGCGAGCCCTTTCCTTCAACGATTCCTTCGATCTTACTAGTCAGTTTCAGCCGCAAGAACTCCAGCAGCAACATCAGCCAATAAATAATCCTTTCCTCTTTCAACAACATTTGTCATCGTTCAATAACCAACCATTCGCTGGCAACTCCCAACTATTGCCGCAGAATCAACAGCCACTACGTACACAGTTTAACGCGTTTCCCTTATTGACGCTAGATCAAcaacagaaacaacaacaaggcCAACAACAGATGGTACCACAGAAAGAATTCGCGACGTTCAATAATCGTCCAGTTCTTCAGCTTCAAACCGTTCCTTTCAGCAACGATGACGACGACGATACAAAACCTTTGTTTAATCATCAAGCTGCTCAGCCGCAGAAACCACAACAGCAGTCATTACCACTACCCATTGCCATGACTGACTTTTCGTGCGATGGTCGCCCACCTG GTTATTATGCTGATGTTAAGAACGAATGCCGAACATTCCACATCTGCATTGATGATGGCTCTGCTTCAGGACTGAAGAGATCGTTCGCTTGCCCCAATGGCACACTATTCGATCAAGTGAATAGCGTTTGCCAATGGAAAGAAAGTATGGATTGCTCCAAGAGTCACCTGTTTTACCCTCGACGTGCTGCAAGCAGCACAGAATCAGCGACGACAGCATCCAACAGCGAAATCCGCCCAACATCGAGCCCTTTAAATTCTCAGATCCCTTCACCCATTGGCGGTTTTCTTAACAGCACACCACCCACcaattttatgtttttagGCGTTGGACAACCGAGTCCAGCAATGGGCTCGCTTGACGCAGGACGTAGTCTTGAGGACACGAGAAGAAATGCTGACAACGGTGGGATTCGAACCAGAAGCACTTTGTATGCTCCGCCACAAATTCGGCCGCCTCTTTTTCGCCCATCCGAGCGGATAGATGACCCCCGAAAAGCCGCTTAA